DNA sequence from the Spirochaetota bacterium genome:
TGATCCTAACAGAAGTGCTAACATTGCGTTGATAGTGTATAAGGATGGTGAAAAGCGGTATATTGTTGCACCTGACTCACTTAAGGTAGGGGATACAATAATATCCGGCGAAAATGTTGAGGTTAAACCAGGCAATGCGATGCCATTAAAGAATATACCTGATGGTACAAATATCTATAATATTGAATTGCATAAAGGTAAAGGTGGGCAGCTTGTTCGCTCAGCCGGCGTTAGTGCTGTTATTACAGCAAAAGAAGGAGCTTATTGCCTGATAAAATTGCCTTCAGGTGAAATACGAAAAATTCATAGTGAATGTTTTGCAACCATTGGTGAGGTAAGCAATAAAGATCATATTAATGTGGATATTGGGAAAGCGGGAAGGAGCCGATGGTTGGGTCGTCGACCTAAGGTAAGAGGCGTTGCAATGAACCCGGTTGACCATCCTCTTGGTGGTGGTGAAGGTAAAACATCTGGGGGAAGACACCCCTGTTCACCAACTGGAAAGCCTACAAAAGGCTTTAAGACCAGAAGGAAGAAGAAATACAGCGATAAAATGATAATTAAACGAAGGAAGTAATTGCTATGGCTCGTTCATTGAAAAAAGGACCGTATGTTGATATAAATTTGTTTAAAAAAATTGAAGAGATGAATTCAACTAATACTAAAAAAGCCATAAAAACATGGTCAAGAAGGTCTACAATTTTTCCGGAAATGATTGGCCATACTATTATGGTTCATAATGGTAAGAATTTTATTCCAGTATATGTGACTGAAAATATGGTTGGGCATAAGTTGGGTGAGTTTGCACCCACAAGAACATTCAGAGGCCATGCGGGCAAAGATGATAAGGTAGCAAAGAGGGGCAAATAAATGGAAACACGAGCATTATCACGGTATAACAGAATTTCAGCAAGCAAGGCACGATTGGTGGCTAATGAAATTCGGGGTTTTTCATTTCCGGAGGCTATTGACATATTAAAAGCTATACCCCGTAAGGCATCCAAGTTGATAATGAAAACTCTGTATTCAGCAGCAGCAAATGCAAAGTATTCCAATCCTGAAGTGAGGGAAAATAATTTATACATCAAGAAAATAGTTGTAGATGAAGGTCCAACGATGAAACGTTTCAGACCTCGTGCTCGCGGACGAGCATCACGAATACGAAAGAGAACAAGTACAATTGAAATAATTTTATCTGATGAAAATTAATCAGTAAAAGGTGTTATAATGGGACAGAAAGTTAATCCAATAGGACTAAGAATAGGAATTATCCGAACATGGGATTCGGTATGGTTTGCCGAAAAAGATGAATATCGG
Encoded proteins:
- the rplB gene encoding 50S ribosomal protein L2; translated protein: MGLKKYRPLTPTLRYQTVLDFSEITTDEPLKSLTKGKKSYAGRGFKGQISVRRKGGGHKRRYRIIDFKRNKYNIEGKVASIEYDPNRSANIALIVYKDGEKRYIVAPDSLKVGDTIISGENVEVKPGNAMPLKNIPDGTNIYNIELHKGKGGQLVRSAGVSAVITAKEGAYCLIKLPSGEIRKIHSECFATIGEVSNKDHINVDIGKAGRSRWLGRRPKVRGVAMNPVDHPLGGGEGKTSGGRHPCSPTGKPTKGFKTRRKKKYSDKMIIKRRK
- the rpsS gene encoding 30S ribosomal protein S19, translating into MARSLKKGPYVDINLFKKIEEMNSTNTKKAIKTWSRRSTIFPEMIGHTIMVHNGKNFIPVYVTENMVGHKLGEFAPTRTFRGHAGKDDKVAKRGK
- the rplV gene encoding 50S ribosomal protein L22, whose product is METRALSRYNRISASKARLVANEIRGFSFPEAIDILKAIPRKASKLIMKTLYSAAANAKYSNPEVRENNLYIKKIVVDEGPTMKRFRPRARGRASRIRKRTSTIEIILSDEN